The DNA segment CCGAAGATCCGCGAGCGTCTGGAACGGCTTGGCCTCGATGTGCCGCTGATCGGCGATTTCCATTATATCGGCCACAAGCTTCTTGCCGATCATCCGGCTTGCGCCGAGGCGCTGGCAAAATATCGCATCAATCCGGGCAATGTCGGCTTCAAGGCGAAGAAGGACAAGCAGTTCGTCGAAATCATCGAACGCGCCATCCAGTTCGACAAGCCGGTGCGTATCGGCGTCAATTGGGGCTCGCTTGACCAGGAGCTTCTGACCCGCCTGATGGATGACAACCAGGCCAAAGGCTTTCCGCTGACGGCGCAGCAGGTGATGCGCGAAACCATCGTGCAATCGGCGCTGATTTCGGCCGAGCTTGCCGAAGAGGCAGGCCTTGCCCGCAACCGCATCATCCTGTCGGCCAAGGTCTCCAACGTCCAGGATCTGATCGCCTGCTACGCGATGCTGTCGTCGCGCTCCAATCATGCGCTGCATCTGGGGCTGACGGAAGCCGGCATGGGCTCGAAAGGCATCGTTTCCTCGGCGGCCTCGCTCGGCATCCTGATGCAGCAGGGTATCGGCGATACCATTCGCATTTCATTGACGCCGGAGCCCGGCGGCGACCGCACCCGCGAGGTGCAGGTGGCGCAGGAGCTGCTGCAGGTCATGGGCTTTCGCCAGTTCATTCCGGTCGTGGCCGCCTGTCCGGGGTGCGGGCGCACCACATCCACGGTGTTCCAAGAGCTGGCCCAGAAAATCGAGGGCGATATCCGCCGCAACATGCCGGTCTGGCGCGAGAAATATCCGGGCGTCGAGGGCCTGAAGGTCGCGGTCATGGGCTGCATCGTCAACGGACCCGGCGAAAGCAAGCATGCCGATATCGGCATTTCGCTGCCGGGTACGGGCGAGCTTCCGGCCGCCCCGGTCTATATCGATGGCAAGAAGGCGCTGACGATCCGCGGCACCAATATTGCCGGCGATTTCGAGACGCTTGTCGGCGAATATATCGAACGGCGCTTTGGCCAGGGCCAGGCGGCCGCCGAATAGGCTATAGTTTTACGGTCAACAGCTTGAGGCCGGCAAAGGCGAAAAACCCAGCCATGGCGCCTTCGATCCAGCGGCGGGACTTTTTGTAGCCGCGGTGTACTGGCTCGATCGAAAACAGCAGCGCAAATCCCATGAAAATGATGATACCGAGCACCATGCAGCCGCCGATCAGGATCGGCATGACCTGCGGCGCATCCTGCGGCGTGCCGAGCGATACCAGCGTCAGCCAGGAAAAGATCGCCTTCGGATTGGTCAGGTGGATGCCGAGCCCCTTGAAGTAGAGACGGCGCAACGACGGTGGCTGTTTCTCGAGCGGCAGGGTGGCCTCTGTCTCCTTCCGCATCGCCGATTTCAGTGCCTTGAACGCCAACCAGAGCAGATAGAGCCCGCCGGCAATCTTGAGGATGAACAAGGCGTTGCCATAGGTGCTGATCAGCGCCGAAAGCCCTGCGGCTGCCAGCATCGCCCAGGTATAGGACCCTGTCAGAACACCAAAGGCCAGCGCCAGTCCGGCATTGCGGCCCCGGCTGACGGCCGTCGAGATGATGGCGACGACGGCCGGGCCCGGCGAAGCTGTGGCGATGACATAGGCGCCCCAGGCGACCATCAGTTGCGGCAGGTAGGGCAAAATGGTGGACATGCGGCAATCTCCGGGCAGCGCTTTCAAGCGCGGCAGGGCGCCATTTTGCAGACGGCGCCGATAAAGAAAACGCGCATTCTTGTTGCGGTGACAATTTTGGCGGCTTGCTCAAGCCGACAAATGTTCGATCAGGATGGAGATCCCCAGGCCCACCAGCACCACGCCCGCCAGCGCCTCGGCGATCCGGCCAAAACGCTCGCCGATCAGGCGCCCGACCAGCATGCCGCCCGAGGACATGAGGAAGGTCGCAACGCCGATGGCGGCTGCAATGACGAAAATGTTGACGTCGAGAAAGGCCAGCGAAACGCCGACGGCCATGGCGTCGAGGCTGGTGCCGATCGCCGTCGCCATCAACAGCGGAAGAGACAATTGCGCGGATGGAGCCGCTTCGCTCTTCTGTGTCGACGCGTAGAGCATATGGACGCCGACGGTTCCCAGCAGCGCGAACGCGATCCAGTGGTCGACCGCCTGGACGAACTGGCTGGCGGCCACGCCTGCGGCCCAGCCGATGATCGGGGTGATGGCTTCGATGATGCCGAAGACGAGACCGGTGCGCATGGTTTCGCGAAATTTTGGCCGGCCGATGGCGGCACCCCGGCCGACGGCAACGGCAAAAGCATCGACGGACATGCTGATTGCCAGCATGGCAATGGTAAACGGTGACATGGATGAGCCTTCAAAACGGACGTGGGAAACCGGGCGTTGATTGCCTGTCCGGCAGGGCATCGTCGCCACGGTCTTGCCGGGCCGAGCGTCTCGGCCGATCGCACCATGCGCATGGGCACAAGCATGTTGATACGATCCTGCAGGGATATGCAGTGGCTACTCCCCGATGCCTGAGGGGATAGTTCAAAGACACAGGCGTGTCAATAAGGCAAAGTTAAAATGCCTTTTATTACAGATACTTGAAATATGCATCCATGCATAAACCCAAGACTGTGCAGGCAAAATCAGATGCACTATCCCCCTTGGCGGACAAGCCGTTGCAGTGCGTTCCTGTGTCTTCAGCGAGAAAAAATGCCGTGAAAAACCGGTCGCCGGCCGCCGGTATCAGTGGCTGCGATTGGCGATAAAACGCGCGGTCTGGTTCAGAATATCGGCACGGTTGCCGAATGGCTGAAGCAGGGTGGCCGCCTCAGTCACGAGGGCTGCCAGCCGGGTTTCCGCCCAGGCCTGGCCATGCAGCGAGACCAGCGTGCCCTTGCCACGGGCAGCGTCCTTGCCGGTTGCCTTGCCCATCGTCTTTGCGTCCGCTGTCAGATCGAGCAGGTCGTCGGCCAGCTGAAAGGCAAGGCCGATCGTCTCGCCATAGCTGCGCATCAGCCGGCGGTCGCGGGCGCTGCCCCCGGCGATGATGGCGCCGGCTTCGCAGGCAAAGCGGATCAGCGCGCCTGTCTTCATCGCCTGCAGCGTCACAATGGCCGCTTGGTCCGGGGCCGATGTCTCGGCAGCCAGATCCAGCGCCTGCCCGCCCGCCATGCCGCCAATGCCGGAGGCGCGCGCAAGAGCCAGCACCAGTTCGGTCTTTTGCCGGTCGGATAATTTTGTTTGCGGGGCTGCGATGATATCGAAGG comes from the Pararhizobium qamdonense genome and includes:
- a CDS encoding manganese efflux pump MntP, translated to MSPFTIAMLAISMSVDAFAVAVGRGAAIGRPKFRETMRTGLVFGIIEAITPIIGWAAGVAASQFVQAVDHWIAFALLGTVGVHMLYASTQKSEAAPSAQLSLPLLMATAIGTSLDAMAVGVSLAFLDVNIFVIAAAIGVATFLMSSGGMLVGRLIGERFGRIAEALAGVVLVGLGISILIEHLSA
- the ispG gene encoding flavodoxin-dependent (E)-4-hydroxy-3-methylbut-2-enyl-diphosphate synthase, producing MSSAFDYEPQPRRASVAVDVGGVIVGGSAPVVVQSMTNTDTADVDATVAQVAALHRAGSELVRITVDRDESAAAVPKIRERLERLGLDVPLIGDFHYIGHKLLADHPACAEALAKYRINPGNVGFKAKKDKQFVEIIERAIQFDKPVRIGVNWGSLDQELLTRLMDDNQAKGFPLTAQQVMRETIVQSALISAELAEEAGLARNRIILSAKVSNVQDLIACYAMLSSRSNHALHLGLTEAGMGSKGIVSSAASLGILMQQGIGDTIRISLTPEPGGDRTREVQVAQELLQVMGFRQFIPVVAACPGCGRTTSTVFQELAQKIEGDIRRNMPVWREKYPGVEGLKVAVMGCIVNGPGESKHADIGISLPGTGELPAAPVYIDGKKALTIRGTNIAGDFETLVGEYIERRFGQGQAAAE
- a CDS encoding LysE family translocator, which translates into the protein MSTILPYLPQLMVAWGAYVIATASPGPAVVAIISTAVSRGRNAGLALAFGVLTGSYTWAMLAAAGLSALISTYGNALFILKIAGGLYLLWLAFKALKSAMRKETEATLPLEKQPPSLRRLYFKGLGIHLTNPKAIFSWLTLVSLGTPQDAPQVMPILIGGCMVLGIIIFMGFALLFSIEPVHRGYKKSRRWIEGAMAGFFAFAGLKLLTVKL
- a CDS encoding polyprenyl synthetase family protein, whose amino-acid sequence is MSETSFEIRLKSSAVEVEACLTGILSEEPQPDEIARPAPLLAAMRHGVLNGGKRLRPFLVMESTAFLGGDRQAALRIGAALECVHSYSLVHDDLPAMDDDDLRRGQPTVHIAFGEANAILAGDSLLTLAFDIIAAPQTKLSDRQKTELVLALARASGIGGMAGGQALDLAAETSAPDQAAIVTLQAMKTGALIRFACEAGAIIAGGSARDRRLMRSYGETIGLAFQLADDLLDLTADAKTMGKATGKDAARGKGTLVSLHGQAWAETRLAALVTEAATLLQPFGNRADILNQTARFIANRSH